Genomic window (Sphaerodactylus townsendi isolate TG3544 linkage group LG12, MPM_Stown_v2.3, whole genome shotgun sequence):
TGACATCTTCTATTTCTGCCGCAAGGGCATGGAGACCATCATGGACGATGAGGTGACCAAGCGCTTCTCAGCGGAAGAGCTGGCGTCCTGGAACCTTCTGAGCAGGACCAATTACAACTTCCATTACATCAGCCTGCGGCTCACAGTGCTGTGGGGAATGGGCGTCCTCATTCGCTACTGCTTTTTGTTGCCACTCAGGTAAGATCCTGCGTTGCTTAGGGTCTCCCAGTGGGAAGGTCAGTAAAGACCTGTGGGAAGACCAGGTCAGGCATTTTGTACCACCCATTTTCTGCCATGGTGGGAGAAGAAGCCTAGCAGCTTGAGAGTACAAAGTGGCAATGTTTTACAACAGGAAGCATTCCACTGACTTGCCCCCTATTTGCTGGGGCTGGGGGCCAGTGCTGTTGGCAGTCTCCCCTCCTCCTTGTCCTTTGAAGTTTGTTCTTCGTCTCATTGCCTTTTTCTCCCTTGTGCAGAGTCGCCCTGGCTTTCACCGGCATTAGCCTCTTAATAACTAGCACTACAATGGTGGGCTACTTGCCCAATGGAAGGTGAGTTCTCAGCATTTGGGCTGCTGCAAAGATCCCCATTTTTCTCAGAGGTGATCCTTATTTGGCTGACCTCTCAGCCTGAACTATCTCAcagcgttgttgttgttgttgttgttgaggaaaGGTTGCAATTTGCTGCTTCATACAGGGGGTGTCAGCCCAGCAAAGGACAAAATCCTCCTTCCTGATCCTATCCCAGATCCACTTGAGAAAGGactgaagtttgctgggtgtcaGCAGTCTGACCTTGGAGTCATTCTGTGACTAGATCATCTGGAAAGAGCCTTCTACTTCAGCCATACAGCTAGCATTTATAgtaatattgttttaatttttgtatggttcctattttaaatgttttaatgaattgtattaatttgttgtggcctgccctgagcctgcatggaaagggcaggatataaatccaaaaataaatttaaaatctcATAAGGTTAGAAGAAAGATGGCAACAGTTGTAAAATTCATTTGCCTCATGGAGTGCTCCCAGAGAAGCTAGAAGTTGTCCACTGTGTGGTCTAGCCTTTCATCTTTTCCTTGAGTTTataaagtggggaagggagatttGAATTTCCTCTTCAGCTTAGGGCTGCCTGTAAACGGAGACTTACCAAGGCACTTGCCTTTCCCTTTCAGGTGCAAAGAGTTCCTGAGCAGGCACGTCCACCTGATGTGCTATCGGATCTGTGTGCGAGCCCTCACAGCTATCATCACTTACCACCACCGGTATGCAGGAGACTTGGTGGGATATGGGTGGGGGGGTCCTTTTCTCAAGGAAGGTGAATGTTGACACTGATCAGTCTTGTGTATTCCATGGGAAAACCTGCAGAATTATATTGGACACATTCCTAGGGGGTCTCaggtttgtttgttagttttatTGTAAGTTTCTTGTCAATGTTTGCAAAGAAACACATAAAAGTATAAGGACAGCATCTAGTGAAAATTCAAATACTACAGAGTGAATTAATAAGGTCAAAGGGTGGGGCTCCAGTGCTCCGGATAACTCCTTGCCCAACCCCAGAAAAAATGCAAATCAGTTTAATTTGTGTGTCACAGAATTGTGAAATATGAGCATAATTTCAGTTGTGTTCAAATTATACAGAGTTGTGCCTCTGGTATGTTAACTGGGTTACCATCGGTGGCACAGGGCACGATTGTTCATTGCTCACAGTACGGTGGATGCTTAGGAACAGGTGAGAGCTGAGAGACAGCCTCTCACTGTTGCTTTTCTAGAAGAGGTGGTGTTTGCGTTTTGTGTCTGATTTCTTTTCCTATCATCTTCAGGGAAAACCGACCCCGCAATGGAGGTATCTGTGTAGCTAATCACACATCTCCTATTGATGTCATAATTCTGGCCAGTGATGGCTACTATGCCATGGTGAGTGTGAGAACCTCTGTCAGCTTTATGGGGTATGGGAGGGTGATACAGCTTGATGTTCACAAAACTTCTCACCCCCTTCCCACTCTCTGGAGGAGGACACACACTTGAGCAGTTAGTTGTCTTGCCATCATATGGGTCAAAAGAGGAGTGCCTTCTTCCACAGTGCCGCCTGAGGATCCCCTACCCCTTCCCATTAGTGCAgatgaagaagggaaggaggagtccTCCCTTTTTGGTGAGGCCAGCAGCTCAACCACTGACGTGATGACAAAAGTTAACTCTTATCTTGCATCCTACAACCTGGCATGAACCTTTTTGTGAGCCAAAATGCTTGTTTGGGAAGGCTGTCTCCTTTGAGGAGGCAAAATGAAGGCAAGAAGCTACCTCTCCTTCAGGCTAGCATTAAGACCTTTTCTTTGACTCAGGTGGGCCAGGTTCATGGAGGACTCATGGGGATGATCCAGAGGGCCATGGTGAAGGCATGTCCCCATGTGTGGTTTGAACGGTCGGAGGTTAAAGATCGTCATCTGGTAGCCAGAAGGTACGTATGCAGTTCCCCCTATTCTCTGGTCTAGGTAGATTGAATTGTTAGCAAACACTTGTTTTCAAGGGTGTTGGTAATGGTTTTCTAAATAAAGATGGCAGGCTGATGGGAGGGCCTTGTAGGCTCAGTGATGGCTGGACGCTGCCTTTGAAGTAGCCAAAGATGTTACTTACTGGTGCACACAGActgactttctctttctgcctgcaGACTATCAGAGCATGCTCACGATAAAAATAAATTACCCATCCTCATTTTCCCAGAAGGTAAGCAGGAGTTAAAGCAGACATGTAACTGCTCTGAAGCGTCTTTCCATGTTGTCATTGTGTCCCagttgatggatggatggatgaagatGGTAGATGGGGGCTTTAAAGTGTAGAGCTGAGTGAATTCGCAACCCTGATTTTTTGGCATTGCATTCAAACCAATAATTGGAGTGGCAGAACTGTGGTGGAGATTGGGAGAGAGGCACTCTGCTCCTGCATCTTTAGGGTGAAAGCCCTAAAAATATCTTTGCTCAATTTGAAACCAGACTGCACTGGGACTGGCACACCCCCGAACTTAAAAAGCTTTCATGCAAATCACCCCTGTTATGGATATAGTTTTGAGTATTCATTCTGTCACGGACTGTGTGTCAGTGATAGTGATTACTGGGTTtgcagtgatgctgtttcccttgACAGGCACTTGCATCAACAACACATCTGTAATGATGTTCAAGAAAGGAAGCTTTGAAATTGGTGCCACTGTTTATCCTGTTGCCATCAAGGTAAGGAACCGTCACACTTTAGCAAAGCATTCTGGAGTTTGCTGCATAAAGCAGGAGGACTTTATCTGTATATGGGGCCAGTGTTGAGAAATCATGTGGTCTTATGGGCAGGGGGTGTAAAAGTCTATATTGTGAAACCTAGACTCTAAAGAAGCAAATTCTGATTCTGTAAACTGAACCTATGATAGGTATAAACCATTGGGAAGTTCTGCTGTGAGCCAAGTTGGAATGAATGGGAGCCACACCAGAGCAGACAGTGGTTTGTGGAAGTGCTTCAAATGTGTGCAAGGCATTAGGAGGGGCAGGGAAAAAACCCTGTGGGTGGAGTGACATGGGATCAGGCACGGGGAGTCGGTAATCAGCAGTTTTACTTTGCTGTGCAGGTACCATCTTGGGCAGcggtctctcccctctccttagCTGAGTTTTCCACAAAGGTTTCTTGAAATGTGTTCAGCTATCCATTAAATTTTGACTCCTCTGATCTCCCCTGAGTTACGAGGAACCCAGATCTCATCTTTCTATTCTAAAATGCTGTCTCTAGCCAAACATTTGACGTTTAGGAAAGAGTGTGggcattttaaagaaagaatgtATACCTTGTGTGCTGATGTCTGAGCCGATTTCCAAAGCCTTTAATTCACTCAAGAACTTTTTCATGATCATAGCCATGCATTTAAAAAGTGTGTATCTTGAAGCACCAATTTGCCCTTCTAGATTCTTTAAGAACAAAGGATAGTTGGATGTGAATATCAGACAGACATACCTTCCTCCAGGAACTTGGGGGCGGGGAAATTGTAGGGTGAACTCTAGTTCTCTCCCTGCTGCTCTTTTGACCCATATATTTCTGgctccagcatagccttttgctCCTCTCTCCATGCTCTGGCCAGACTTGgatgttttatctttttattttcatgtgtCCTACATGTTAAAATAGACCAATGTCTATTTGATGTCCTTTCTTAATGAAATTCCACTAATTTGAGTTTTTTAAACTTGGAGCATCCTCGGGGTGGGACTTCCTAACTGCCCTAGGGGTCAAGCGATCAGCATTCTTTGATCTGcctcatagggttattgtgaaACTGTAACAGGAGAAATCCTGTCTGctgtcctgagctccttgaagaaagcCTACAATGCAGATCGGATAACAAATCCATTGACTGAAACTCTTCCCTTTAGCTACTGATGGGATGCCACATTTTGTAAGCCATAGAGGATGGGAGGTGTAGAAAGTCTTTAGTTTTGGGGATGCTGTTTCCTCAGCCCTGGCTGGTGTCAGAATGTTTCACCTCCACCTCCTTCTGTCCTTCAGTATGACCCCCAGTTTGGAGATGCCTTTTTCAATAGCAGCAAGTACGGCATGGTGACCTATTTGCTCAGGATGATGAGCAGCTGGGCAATCGTCTGTAGTGTCTGGTATTTGCCTCCGATGACTCGGCAGGTGAGTGAACTGGGCTGGTGCTGAATGAATGGCTGGCATAGCAACCAAGCATGCCGCCACTCGTTTACTAACACTGTCTGACTGTTCTCCCTTAGGCTAATGAAGATGCTGTGCAGTTTGCCAACCGGGTTAAATCCGCCATTGCTCGGCAGGGGGGCCTTGTGGATCTCTTGTGGTAAGTCCTGAAGCAGAGCTGTCTTGTGGCTGTTCTCCgagaaaaggcaggaaggggGCAGGCTCACTCAATTCCCTGTCCTTTGGCTGATTTCCCCATCAGATTATCAGTCCATTCATTCCAGTGCTAATAGTCTCTCCTCTCCACGTGAGCCaagtgctctgccattgagccacagaCCTCCCAGCACAACTATAGATCTGTGGCCTCCTCCTGTCCAAATCACCCATTGTGTGGGATTCTTTTATTCTTgttctgcatttctttttaaacCCAAACCAGGCTGTGTCTGAGCAAACAAAGGGCAGGCAGCAAAAGTCTTCTAAACTCTTTGTCTTCCAATTATTTTGATTCAAAGTCGTCCTCTCTGAGATGCTTTTCAACTCATACTGTgtgtggggtgtatgtgtgtgtggggggggtatacAAGCAAGAGTCTGGAAGCCTCAATCTCCACTTTCACCTTTGCAGGTGAAAAAGCAGCTTATGGAGGCCAGTTTTGggatgaaaaaaacacaaaatattttCAACCTCTTCCTAATTGCTTTTCTTCTGTTTGGACGCAGTAACTTTGGgcctttaaaaataacaacaacactaTGTGTAGACTGAGCCTTGGAAAGGCAGAAGAGCTACCTGTAGCATCCAGGTGTCCTTTTCTCTCTATCTGGGTAGATGGGAGTTAAATATggctcaccaaacttggggggatgGGAGTTAAATATGGCTCAGCTTCTGGAGCTGAGGAACTAGAGTTCAACTCCATTAATGGGAACAGCCGCTTAGACAGGCCTCTGGACTTAATGCCACATCGAAAAGGGTTAGTATTTGCCAAAAACTGCAGATTTCTTTGCATTGTAATACCTTCATATATGGAATATATTGTCCAGCATGGAAGAAATGCATAACCTGTACACTGATCCCACATCTGGtttttttgcccctctgccaTCTAGATAAGCACTCTGCTTGATCGCAGTGTACATGTATGGAGCCCATAAATTCTGCCACCACAGGTGAAAATCCACACATGAGACTTATGTATGGGGATGGATAAAATGAACTGGTTGTTAGACCACGATCTGGCTGATGTGTAGACATAAATATGCAGTTGCAAGGACTTTTCTCCCCATCCTCCTCTTTCAGCATCCTCGCTTCTTTCCTCTGCCCCACACCCCCCAGCTTCTCCTGGATAGTTCTTGACGATTTCTAGTTCTCAAGTACCGTCCCCCCTACAATCTGTAGTTGGAATGAAATTCAAACACGATCTCAATGTGTAAGTTTTACACAGAGTGAAGTATTAGAAATAAGCCTTCAACTCACCTTTCCTCTTGCATGTGGGAGTTCCCGTGTTTGCTAGGAGCTACATGATCCAGAAGCCCCTTTTTCTGCAGCAGGTGAAGTGAAAGCAGGCCTTATGTGAGCAGGCATCAGATCACATTCCAAGGTTCCACTTGTGTTTCAGGAGAGCCCATGGACACATGGCTCTTTGCTTTGCCATACCACATGTACATGCCATGGGCTGAGACTTATGCAAGGGTAAAATGTACAGAGCCCAGCATTTGTTGTGCATGGAAGAGTTCCACAGGAGTGGAGGGCACACGGCTTTCCCTCCTTTTGCGCCAGTGCTGTTAGCCGGCTCTAGCGTTTAGCTGAAAGATGCTGTAGAACTTAGATTCTCACAGCAGGAGGAGGCCTTTTTGACGCCCGCTGGGCATGAGAGTGAGATGCAAGTCTGTTCCTGCCACACTTTTACTGGGCTGGAGCGTTGACcctgcctgcctctccagcaGAGTTTGAGTGAATTTTCTGTCGGGAGTTTGACTGTCCTCTgtctcccctgctccccccagggATGGAGGTCTAAAAAGGGAGAAGGTGAAGGACACGTtcaaggaggagcagcagaagctcTACAGCAAGATGATTGTGGGCAACCACGAGGACCGAAGCCGCTCCTGATCGTCTCGGCCGGTGGCATGACCCACTGCCTCTGAACTCCTTCCAGCCCTGTCTTTTCAGGCCCGCCTGGAGCAGCGGGTTCTCCTTCAGGCTCCGGCTGTCTTTGACTTCAGCGGTCCCCCAGTGGTGCTGCCTCGGGGCTACTGAAAAAGAGGCCTTGTCTTAAAACTGTTGCCCAAACAGTAGCATCCAAGGACTCTTTGCCATGCTTCGGAGTGGCAGTTTGGGCTACCCgtattcatatgtgtgtgtgtgtgtacatgctgGAGAAtgcctgtgtgtatatatatctatataatgtgtgtgagtgtgttcagGCTTCTCCAGTCTGGCTTGGAGCACAGCCAGACCAGACAAGCCCCTACTGCCAGCGACAGATGCCTCCTGCAGATTTTCTCCTGTTGCCGTCTCAGGGGAAAGACACCCAGatctttttgcctcctttaccTCCCCTTCCTCAACTGCCTATGGATGCATAGATACACTTTGCATTTTATAATTAAATGATACGGACGGAAGCCTTGTGTCGAGTGTTCCCTGGCACCTTTGAAACAAAACAGTGTAGCTCAACATAGGAGGAACCCTCCCTTATGCAAAAAACGTGGCTGAGAATTCAGGTGGAACTTTTCTGGTCTTTTGTGCTATCTAGTTCTTTAGGGGGCTAGAGGGCTGCCTAGAGGatctgcctccctccccacatGGTGGCCCAGCCCCAaagcaaggtgggcagctggggGTGGCGTCCctcacccctgctttaaagctgCTACTTCTCAGCCTTTTGTCAAACCTGAAATGTCTACATTTCCAAGCCACCTCATCTCTTCAGCCCAG
Coding sequences:
- the GPAT4 gene encoding glycerol-3-phosphate acyltransferase 4, which produces MFLLLPFDSLVVNLLGISLTVLFTLLLIFIIVPAIFGVSFGIRRLYMKTLLQIFQWATLRIERGAKENNHPLYKPYANGIIEKEPTSLEEEIKEIRRSSSNKALDAPEFELSDIFYFCRKGMETIMDDEVTKRFSAEELASWNLLSRTNYNFHYISLRLTVLWGMGVLIRYCFLLPLRVALAFTGISLLITSTTMVGYLPNGRCKEFLSRHVHLMCYRICVRALTAIITYHHRENRPRNGGICVANHTSPIDVIILASDGYYAMVGQVHGGLMGMIQRAMVKACPHVWFERSEVKDRHLVARRLSEHAHDKNKLPILIFPEGTCINNTSVMMFKKGSFEIGATVYPVAIKYDPQFGDAFFNSSKYGMVTYLLRMMSSWAIVCSVWYLPPMTRQANEDAVQFANRVKSAIARQGGLVDLLWDGGLKREKVKDTFKEEQQKLYSKMIVGNHEDRSRS